The sequence TCATCGCGGTCAGCACGGTCAGCCGGTTGAGATTCTTCTCGACCACCGACGACCCGGACAGCGACGAGGACACCGAGCCGCCGAACATCGAGGACAGACCGCCGCCCTTGCCGCGGTGCAGCAGGATGAGCACGATGAGGAGCAGGCTGCTGAGGACCAGCAGCACGTTGAGGACCAGCTCCATTGACCTCTCCGGAAGGCTCGACGACCGGCGACGGACGCCAGCTCTCGCCCCGAGACTAGCCGACGCCGACCGCAGTCCCCGTCAGCGGACCCGTTCCGCCGCCCGCTTCCGTGCTCCGCTCCGCTCCTCGCCGCGAGGCTCCCGCAGCTGTCAGCGGACCCCGGCCGTGGCGACGTCGTACCCGTCGTACGGGCGCATGACCACGCCGTTGCGGAGCCGCTGCCCGGACACCAGCTGGATGCGGGTCTCCGCCAGCGGGACGTAGGCCCCGCTCGCCCGCGCCGCCTCGGCGACCTGCGCCCAGTCGGCGTCCCCCGCCCGCGCCTGGTCGACCAGTGCGTTGATCTCCGGGTCGTCCAACCGCGCGTAGTTCGGGTTCCCCACGCGGGCGATGCTGCGACCGGCGACCAGCGGCTCGAGGAAGGAGCCCGCCGTCGGGAAGTCGGCGGTGCGGGTGGCCAGCACGAGCCCGTAGCCGCTCCGGGCGACGTTGTCCGGGTTGCCGACGTCGGTGGCGTAGAAGGTCGCCGGGTCCAGCGGTCGGACCTCGACCTCGATGCCGACCGCACCGAGCTGACCGGCGATCTCGTCGGCGACGTCGACGCTGCTGCGCACGTCCGGCACGGCCAGGACGGTCGAGAAGCCGTCGGGCCGGCCGCACTCCTCCAGGGCACTCCGCGCAGCGCCCGGATCCGGCCCCGCCTCGGTGACCTCGGGGCCACCCGCGAGCGCGCGCGGCCACAGCTGCGAGCTGCGCACCGCGTCCACAGCACCGCCCAGCGCCGACTGGACCGCCCGCCGGTCGACGGCGGCGGCCACGGCCGCCCGGCAGGCCGGGTCGTCCATGGGCGCCACGTCGGTGGGCAGCGCGAGCAGGCGGACGGCGCCGGTCGTCACGTCGTCCACCCGGTCCAGCAGGGCGACGTCGTCACCGGACAGCCGGGCGGTCGTCGCCGCCTGCACCCCCGTGCCGGAGATGTCCAGGTCCGCGGAGCCGGCCAGCAGCGCCTGGTCGCGCGCCAGGCCGGAGAGCCCGGTGCGCACCTCGACCCGGTCGGGCAGTGCCGTCCGGACGTCGTCGGTCGCCGGGTCCCACTCCGGGTTGGGCTCCAGCACGATGCCGGTCTCCGGGTCGACCGAGGTGATCGCGTACGGCCCGGAGGACACCGGGTCGGCGCCGTAGTCACCACGGGTGTCGGCCTCCGCCGGTACCGGGCTGCTGGACGGCAGCGCGAGGACGTAGGGCAGGTCCGGCTGCGGAGCGCGCAGCCGGAAGATGATCGTGCGGTCGTCCGGCGTCTCGATCGAGGTGAGGACCGGGTCGTCCTCCTCGGTGGAGTACGGCCCCGGATAGGGGTTGGCCGGGTCGTCGAGGAGGTTCACCAGGTAGGTCGGCCCGCCGACGATCACGTCGGAGGCGAACGACCGGGCGATGCCGTACTTCACGTCGCCGCTGGTGATCGGCCGGCCGTTCTCGAACCGGACGCCCTCGCGCAGGGTGTACGTCCAGCTGAGGCCGTCCTCCGACACGGTGCCCAGGTCGGTCGCGAGGTCGGGCACCAGCTCACCGGTGGCGCCGGGTTCGCTGGAGAAGGTGACGAGCGTGCGGGTGTAGAGGCGCATCAGGTTCCAGACCCCGGGCAGGTACGAACGCTGCGGGTCCAGGCTGTCGACGGTCGGCGCCACGACGCGCAGGGTGCCACCGCGCTCGTCCGACGGGGAGCGGACGCCCTCGACGCCGGCGTCGGGGCCGTCGGCCAGCACCGGGACGTCGGCCCGCCCGCCGCCGCTGCCCAGGCAGCTGACCGCGAGTACGAGGACCAGGACGATCACGGCTGCCGCGGCGGCGATGCGCCGCCAGGGCCGGCCCCGTGCCCACGGCGGCAGCCGGTCGGCCAGCCGCTCCCGCGTCTGCTGCTCCACGCTGCTGCCCGCCCCCACCCGTGTCCGGCCGGCGGCGGGCAGCAGGGTTCAGCTACCGCCGGCGGCGATCCGACAGATCTGCGCGAACTCGTCGGCGTCCAGGCTGGCACCGCCGACGAGCGCACCGTCGATGTCCGCCCCGGCCAGGATCCCGGCCGTGTTCGCGGCCTTCACCGACCCGCCGTAGAGGATACGGACGCTCGAGGCCGTCTCGTCGCCGAAGCGCTCGGCGAGCCGCGCCCGCAGTGCGCCACAGACCTGCTGCGCGTCCTCAGGCGTGGCGACCTCGCCGGTGCCGATCGCCCACACCGGCTCGTAGGCGATCACCAGACCCGCGACCTGCTCGGCGGTGCGGCCCTCGAGGGCCGCGTCGAGTTGGGCGGTGCAGTGCGCGACGTGGGCGCCGGCCTTGCGGACGTCGAGCCCCTCTCCCACGCAGAGGATCGGCACGATGCCGTGCCGCAGGGCCGCCTGCACCTTTGCGGCGACGACGCCGTCGTCCTCGCCGTGCCGGGCTCGCCGCTCGGAGTGGCCCACCGTGACGTACTGGCACGCGAGTGCGCTGAGCATCCCGCCGCTGACCTCACCGGTGTAGGCCCCGGAGTCGGCGGCCGAGAGGTCCTGGGCGCCGTAGCCGATCGCGAGCTTGTCGCCGGTGACGAGCGTCTGCACGCTGCGCAGCGCGGTGAACGGCGGGAGGACGACGACCTCGGCGGTGTCGAGCTCCTTCTCCTTGAGGGAGAACACGACCTTCTGGACCAGCCCGATGGCCTCCAGGTGGGTCATGTGCATCTTCCAGTTGCCGGCGATGAGCGGCCGGCGCCCCTGGCGGGCGGGGGTGGGACGGGTGCGTGCCATGTCCGCTCCCCGCTCAGTCGGCCAGCACCGCGAGGCCCGGGAGGTCCCGGCCCTCGAGGTACTCCAGCGACGCGCCGCCCCCGGTGCTGATGTGCCCGTAGGCGTCCTCGTCCAGGCCCAGGACGCGAACCGCCGCCGCCGAGTCACCGCCGCCGACGACCGACAGGCCGTCCACTGCGCCGACCGCCTGCGCGACGCCCCGGGTACCGGCCTGGAAGGGGGCGAGCTCGAAGACGCCCATCGGGCCGTTCCAGAACACGGTGCGGGCGTCCCCGAGCATCGAGCCGAAGATCTCCACCGTCCGCGGACCCACGTCGAGGCCCATCTGCCCGTCCGGTATCCCCGCCGCGTCGACCACCGTGGTCTCCGCCTCCGCGCTGAACTCCGGGGCGCAGACGACGTCGACCGGCAGCACGATCCGGTCGCCGGCCTCGGCGAGCAGCCGCCGGCAGGTGTCGACCTGGTCGGCCTCCAGGAGCGAGTTGCCCACCCCGTGGCCCTGGGCGGCCAGGAAGGTGAAGCACATGCCGCCGCCGACGAGCAGCCGGTCGACCTTCGGCAGCAGCGCCTCGATGACCGCGAGCTTGTCGCTGACCTTGGAGCCCCCCAGCACGACCACGTAGGGCCGCTCGGGCTCCGTGGTGAGCCGGGTGAGCACCTCGAGCTCGCGGGCGACCAGCCGCCCGGCCGCGTGGGGCAGACGCTCGGCGACGTCGAACACCGAGGCGTGCGCGCGGTGGACCGCGCCGAAGGCGTCGTCGACGTACACGTCGGCGAGGGCGGCCAGCCGGTCGGCCAGCGCGGCCCGCTCGGCGTCGTCCTTCGACGTCTCCGCGGCCTCGAACCGGACGTTCTCCAGCAGCAGGACGTCCCCGTCGCCGAGGGCGGCCGCCTTGGCCTGCGCGTCGTCGCCGGCGACGTCGGTAGCCAGCGGAACGGTGGTGCCGAGCAGCTCGCCCAGGCGCGCGGCGACCGGCGCGAGGGAGAACGCGGGATCGGGCGTGCCCTTGGGCCGGCCGAGGTGGGCCGCGACGATCACGCGGGCGCCGCCGTCGCGCAGCGCCTGCAGGGTCGGCAGGCTCGCGCGGATCCGGCCGTCGTCGGTGATGGAGCCGGTCGTCTTGTCCAGCGGGACGTTCAGGTCGGCGCGCAACAGCACGCGCCGACCCGAGACGCCCTCGGCGAGGAGGTCGTCGAGCGAACGCATCAGAGTGACTTGCCCACCAGCGTGGTGAGGTCGACGAGCCGGTTCGAGTAGCCCCACTCGTTGTCGTACCAGCCCAGCACCTTGGCCATGGGCCCGAAGACCTTGGTCAGCTTGGCGTCGTAGATGCACGACGACGGGTCGGTGACGATGTCCGAGGAGACGATCGGTGCGTCGGTGTAGGTGAGGTACTTGCCCAGCGGGCCGGCGGCGGCCTCCCGGTAGGCGGCGTCGATGTCCTCGGCCGAGGCCTGCGTGGCCAGCTGGACGGTGAGGTCGGTGGCCGAGCCGGTGGGGACGGGCACGCGGATGGCGTAGCCGTCGAGCTTGCCCTTGAGCTCGGGGAGGACCAGGCCGATGGCCTTCGCGGCGCCGGTCGAGGTGGGCACCATGTTGAGGGCGGCGGCGCGGGCGCGGCGCAGGTCCTTGTGCGGGCCGTCCTGCAGGTTCTGGTCGGCGGTGTACGCGTGGATGGTGGTCATCAGGCCGCGCTCGATGCCGAACGCGTCGTTGAGCACCTTGGCCAGCGGCGCCAGGCAGTTGGTGGTGCACGAGGCGTTGCTGATGATCGTCTGCGAGCCGTCGTACAGGTCGTCGTTGACGCCCATGACGATCGTGATGTCGTCGTCGGTCGCCGGCGCCGAGATGATGACCTTCTTGGCCCCGCCGGCGTCGACGTGCTTGCGGGCGTCGGCGGCCTTGGTGAAGAAACCGGTGGACTCGACGACGACGTCGGCGCCGAGGTCGCCCCACGGCAGGTTGGCCGGGTCCCGCTCGGAGAGGACCTTCATGGTCTTCCCGCCGATGGTGATGCCGTCGCCGTCGGCCGAGACGTCCTCCGTGAGGACGCCCAGGATGCTGTCGTACTTCAGCAGGTGGGCCAGTGCCTCGTTGCTGGTCAGGTCGTTGACCGCGACGATCTCGATGTCCTGACCGCTGGCGGCGGCGGCACGCCAGAAGTTGCGGCCGATCCGGCCGAATCCGTTGATGCCTACCCGGACCGTCACTGCAGACCTCCACTGTCGCCGTTGACGCTGTCGCGTTCGGGACCGTGCGGCGCGCGGTCCCGCTCCGGGCCGACCCTATCGGTCGCCGCCCGACCCGGCTGGCCCCCGTCGATCAGGTCACCTGCTCGACGACGCTCCTCGCCCGGCGTCGGCGTCCGGGCGGAAGGGTCCTCCGGCTACTGCGTGAGCATGTCGTCGGTGACGACGGACTCCGTGTCGGGGATCCCCAGATCCTTGGCCCGCTTGTCGGCCATGGCCAGCAAGCGCCGTATGCGGCCGGCGACGGCGTCCTTGGTCATCGGGGGGTCGGCGCGCTGGCCCAGCTCCTCGAGCGAGGCCTGGCCGAACTCCAGCCGCAGCCGGCCGGCCACCAGCAGGTGCTCCGGGGCGTCCTCGCCGAGGATCTCCAGCGCGCGCTCGACCCGGGCGCTCGCGGCCACCGCGGCCCGGGCAGAGCGGCGCAGGTTGGCGTCGTCGAAGTTGGCGAGCCGGTTGGCGGTGGCCCGGACCTCGCGGCGCATCCGCCGCTCCTCCCAGGCCATCACCGCGTCGTGGGCCCCCATCCGGGTGAGCAGCGCGCTGATGGCGTCACCGTCCCGGACGACGACCCGGTCGGCGCCCCGGACCTCGCGCGCCTTCGCGGCGATGCCCAGGCGGCGGGCGGCGCCGACGAGCGCCATGGCCGCCTCCGGGCCGGGGCAGGTGACCTCCAGCGACGAGGACCGGCCCGGCTCGGTGAGCGAGCCGTGAGCGAGGAAGGCACCCCGCCAGGCGGCCTCGGCGTCGTTGATGCTGCCGGACACCACCGACGGCGGCAGTCCCCGGACGGGGCGCCCGCGCTGGTCGACCAGGCCGGTCTGCCGCGCCAGGCCCTCGCCGTGCTTGGCGATGCGGACGAGGTAGCGCACCCCACGGCGGATGTTGCCGCCGGCCAGCACGCTCACCCCGCTCGTGTAGCCGTAGACCTCGCTGATGTCCCGGCGCAGCCGCCGGGCGACCGAGCCGGTGTCGAGCTCGGCCTCGATGACCACCCGCCCACCGACGATGTGCAGGCCACCGGAGAACCGCAGCAGCGCGGTCACCTCGGCCTTGCGCTCGGAGGTCTTCGTGCACTCCACCCGGGAGAGCTCGTCCTTCACCATGGCGGTCATCGCCATGCCGTCCACCCCCACGTTCCCCCGGGGTATGCCGCCCCCGCACTTCGGGTCAGCGCCATGTACGCCGTCCCCCCGTCCCCTCGTGCCGGCCGGCCGGCCGTACACCCGCTACCCGCTCGCTCACGCCCACTCGTTCACCGCATCCCGACCACGGAGGCCAGCGCCGCCGACAACCGCGCGGGATCGTGCCGCGGAGCGCCGTCCGGCTCGGCCACCGGCGCCAGGAGGAGCTCGGCGCCGGTCCCGCGGACTGCGTCAAGCAGACCACGGCGGTCAACCACTGATTCCACGTCCGCGATCACCGTGTGCAACGCCACTCCGCCCAGGTGCGCCCGCAGCACAGCCAGATGCTCCTCTGGGGAGAACCCGTCCGTCTCACCGGGCTGCGGCTCCAGGTTCAGCACCACCACCACCCGAGCCCGCGCGGCGGCCAGGGCGGCGCGCAGCCGGGGCACGAGGAGGTGCGGCAGCACAGAGGTGTACCAGGAACCCGGGCCGAGCGAGACCACGTCGGCCGCCGCGATCGCGTCCAGCACCGCTGGGTGCACCGCCGGATCGGCCGGCGCGAGGCGGATCTCCCGGACCCGTCCCGGCGTGGCGGCGATCGCCACCTGCCCCCGGATGGTGCGCACCGGGGCGGGGTCGTCCCGGTCGGCGGTCTCCACGCGGGCGACGAGATCGAGCGGCTCGTCGGCCATGGGCAGCACCCGCCCGCACGCCCCGATGAGCGCACCCAGCTCGTCGAGGGCCCGCACCGTGTCACCACCGTGCATCTCGGCCAGGCCGGTGAGCAGCAGGTTGCCCACCGGGTGCCCGGCCAGGACGCCGCTGCCGCCGAAGCGGTGCTGGAACAGCGACGCCAGCGTCCGCTCGCGCTCGGTGTCACCGGCGAGCGCGGCGAGGGCCATCCGGAGGTCTCCGGGGGGCAGGACCGGCATCTCCCGGCGGATCCGGCCCGACGAGCCGCCGTCGTCGGCGACGGTGACCACGGCGGTCAGCTCCGGGGTGATGCGGCGCCAGGCGGCCAGCGCCGCGGCCAGGCCGTGGCCGCCACCGAAGGCGACGACCCGGGGCGGCCGCCCCGAGGACGTGGTGCCGCCCACTACTCGCGGCCCAGGTCACGGTGCCGGGCGACGGCGGCGATGCCCTCGGCGCCGAGCCGCCGGGCGAACTCCTCGGCGATCGCGACGCTGCGGTGCTTGCCCCCGGTGCAGCCGACCGCGAGCGTCAGGTAGCGCTTGCCCTCGCGCCGGTAACCGGGCAGGAGGAGCCGGAGCACCTCGGTGTACCGGTCGAGGAAGTCGGCGGCGTCGTCCTGCCCGAGCACGTAGTCGCGGACGTCGGCGTCCCGGCCGGTGTGCGACCGCAGCTCCGGGACCCAGTGCGGGTTCGGCAGGAACCGGGCGTCGACGACCAGGTCGGCGTCCAGCGGCAGGCCGTACTTGAAGCCGAAGCTCATCACCGTCGCGGTGAGCGGCGGCGTGCCGCCGTCGCGGGCGAAGGCGTTCTCCAGCGTGGCCCGCAGCTGGTGGACGTTGAGGTCGCTGGTGTCGACCCACAGATCGGCCTCGCCGGCGATGCCGGTGAGCAGGGCGCGCTCCTCGGTGATCCCGTCGGTGAGCGTGCCGCTGCCCTGCAGGGGGTGTTCCCGCCGGTTGGACTCGTACCGCCGGACGAGCACCTCGTCGCGGGCGTGCACGTACAGCACCCGGGGCCGGTGCCCGGCGTCGGACAGGACGCGGATGGCCTCCTGGAGGTCGCTGGAGAAGGCCCGGCTGCGGACGTCGACGACGGCGGCGAACCGGCGGAGGTCGCCGCGGGCGCCCAGCTCCACCATCGGCAGCAGCAGGGCCGGGGGCAGGTTGTCGACGACGAACCAGCCGAGGTCTTCGAGCACCCGGCCGGCGCTGTTCTTGCCGGCCCCGGAGAGACCTGTGACGACGACGACCTCGAGCGGCGCCGTCTCGGTGCTCGCCGGGTCGAGCGCCGGTGAGACGCCGTTCTGCGGCCCGGCCGCGGCGGCCGGTTCCGCCCCCGGGGGAGCGCCGGCGCCCGTCGTCTTGCCGGCGTCCCCGCGGGCGTCGGCCGCCGCCCCCAGCTCGGTGCCGACGGTCACGAGGCCACCCGGCCCACCTCGGCGGTGTCCCCGGATCCCGCACGCGCGGTGCCCTGGTCGGCGGGGCCCTGCGGCGCCAGCGAGGTCTCCGTCGCCTCCGGCTCCTGCGGTGCCCGCGCCGGCTCGGCGACCGCCATCTGCACCGCCTCCGCCGTCCGCCGTCCGATGCCCGGCACCGCCATCAGCTCCTCCACTGTCGCCGCGCGAAGCCGCTTGAGCGACCCGAACTCCTTCATCAGCGCCTTCCGTCGTGCCTCCCCGAGCCCGGGGACGTCGTCCAGGAGAGACACCAGCATGCCGGTGGACCGCTTCTGCCGGTGGTAGGTGATGGCGAAGCGGTGCGCCTCGTCGCGCACCCGCTGCAGCAGGTACAGCGCCTCCGAGGTGCGCGGCAGGATCACCGGATCGCTCTCCCCCGGCAGCCACACCTCTTCCATGCGCTTGGCCAGCCCGCACACGGCGACGTCGACGATGCCGAGCTCGTCGAGCGACCGGGCGGCCGCGGCCACCTGCGGGGCGCCGCCGTCGACGACCAGCAGGTTCGGCGGGTAGGCGAACCTGCGCGGCCGCCCCTCCTCCGCGGCGATGCCCTGCTCGTCCTTGCGGTCGGCCTCGTCCTTGAGATGACGGGCGAACCGCCGGCGGACCACCTCGGCCATCGCGGCGGTGTCGTCGGTTCCCTCCGTGACGGAGAACCGGCGATAGTCGGACTTCTTCGCCAGACCGTCCTCGAAGACCACCATGGACGCCACCACGTTGGTGCCCTGCACGTGGCTGATGTCCATGCACTCGATCCGCAGCGGCGCGTCGGGCAGCTCCAGCGCCTCCTGGAGCTCTGCGAGCGCCAGCGAGCGGGCGGTGAGGTCGCTGGACCGCTTCACCCGGTGCCGGGCGAACGCCTCCTTGGCGTTCCGCTCGACGGTCTCCATGAGGCTGCGCTTGTCGCCGCGCTGCGGCACCCGCAGCGACACCCGGCCGCCGCGCAGCTCCTCCAGCAGCTCGACGTACACGTCGGCGTCGTCGGGGAGCTCGGGGACGAGCACCTCGCGGGGAACGGCCTCGCCGGCCTCTCCCACCCCGGTCTGCTCGTCGACGCCGCCGTAGACCTGCAGGAGGAACTGCTCCACCAGCTCGCCGGTGGTGACCTCCTCGACCTTGTCGATGATCCAGCCGCGCTGGCCGCGCACCCGCCCGCCACGGACGTGGAAGACCTGGACGGCGGCCTCCAGGTCGTCCTGGGCAAAGGCGACGACGTCGGCGTCGGTGCCGTCACCGAGGACGACGGCCTGCTTCTCCATCGCCCGCTTGAGCGCCCCGATGTCGTCGCGGAGCCGGGCCGCCTTCTCGTACTCCATCGCCTCGGCGGCCTCGGCCATCTCCCGCTCGAGGCGCCTGATCATCGAGTCGGTGCGGCCGGCCATGAAGTCGCAGAAGTCGTCGACGATCCCCCGGTGCTCCTCGGCGCTGACCCGGCCGACGCACGGGGCGGCGCACTTGCCGATGTAGCCGAGCAGGCAGGGGCGGCCGATCTGCCCGGCGCGCTTGAAGACGCCGTTCGAGCAGGTGCGCGCCGGGAAGACGCGGGTGAGCGTGTCGAGGGTCTCCCGGATCGCCCAGGCGTGGGCGTAGGGGCCGAAGTAGCGCACGCCCTTCTTCTTGGGCCCGCGCATGACCTGCAGCCGGGGGAACTCCTCGTTCAGCGTCACGGCCAGCGACGGGTAGCTCTTGTCGTCGCGGTACCGGACGTTGAAGCGCGGGTCGAACTCCTTGATCCAGTTGTACTCGAGCTGGAGGGCCTCGACCTCGGTGCCCACGACGGTCCACTCGACGCTCGACGCCGTCGTCACCATCTGGCGGGTACGGGGGTGCAGTCCGGCCACGTCGGCGAAATAGCTGTTCAGGCGCTGGCGGAGGCTCTTGGCCTTGCCGACGTAGATGACCCGACCGTTCGGGTCACGGAACTTGTAGACGCCGGGGCTCTCGGGGATG is a genomic window of Blastococcus sp. HT6-30 containing:
- a CDS encoding ABC transporter substrate-binding protein encodes the protein MEQQTRERLADRLPPWARGRPWRRIAAAAAVIVLVLVLAVSCLGSGGGRADVPVLADGPDAGVEGVRSPSDERGGTLRVVAPTVDSLDPQRSYLPGVWNLMRLYTRTLVTFSSEPGATGELVPDLATDLGTVSEDGLSWTYTLREGVRFENGRPITSGDVKYGIARSFASDVIVGGPTYLVNLLDDPANPYPGPYSTEEDDPVLTSIETPDDRTIIFRLRAPQPDLPYVLALPSSSPVPAEADTRGDYGADPVSSGPYAITSVDPETGIVLEPNPEWDPATDDVRTALPDRVEVRTGLSGLARDQALLAGSADLDISGTGVQAATTARLSGDDVALLDRVDDVTTGAVRLLALPTDVAPMDDPACRAAVAAAVDRRAVQSALGGAVDAVRSSQLWPRALAGGPEVTEAGPDPGAARSALEECGRPDGFSTVLAVPDVRSSVDVADEIAGQLGAVGIEVEVRPLDPATFYATDVGNPDNVARSGYGLVLATRTADFPTAGSFLEPLVAGRSIARVGNPNYARLDDPEINALVDQARAGDADWAQVAEAARASGAYVPLAETRIQLVSGQRLRNGVVMRPYDGYDVATAGVR
- the secG gene encoding preprotein translocase subunit SecG, encoding MELVLNVLLVLSSLLLIVLILLHRGKGGGLSSMFGGSVSSSLSGSSVVEKNLNRLTVLTAMIWTVCIVGLGILIKAN
- the tpiA gene encoding triose-phosphate isomerase produces the protein MARTRPTPARQGRRPLIAGNWKMHMTHLEAIGLVQKVVFSLKEKELDTAEVVVLPPFTALRSVQTLVTGDKLAIGYGAQDLSAADSGAYTGEVSGGMLSALACQYVTVGHSERRARHGEDDGVVAAKVQAALRHGIVPILCVGEGLDVRKAGAHVAHCTAQLDAALEGRTAEQVAGLVIAYEPVWAIGTGEVATPEDAQQVCGALRARLAERFGDETASSVRILYGGSVKAANTAGILAGADIDGALVGGASLDADEFAQICRIAAGGS
- the uvrC gene encoding excinuclease ABC subunit UvrC, which gives rise to MADPSTYRPAVGSIPESPGVYKFRDPNGRVIYVGKAKSLRQRLNSYFADVAGLHPRTRQMVTTASSVEWTVVGTEVEALQLEYNWIKEFDPRFNVRYRDDKSYPSLAVTLNEEFPRLQVMRGPKKKGVRYFGPYAHAWAIRETLDTLTRVFPARTCSNGVFKRAGQIGRPCLLGYIGKCAAPCVGRVSAEEHRGIVDDFCDFMAGRTDSMIRRLEREMAEAAEAMEYEKAARLRDDIGALKRAMEKQAVVLGDGTDADVVAFAQDDLEAAVQVFHVRGGRVRGQRGWIIDKVEEVTTGELVEQFLLQVYGGVDEQTGVGEAGEAVPREVLVPELPDDADVYVELLEELRGGRVSLRVPQRGDKRSLMETVERNAKEAFARHRVKRSSDLTARSLALAELQEALELPDAPLRIECMDISHVQGTNVVASMVVFEDGLAKKSDYRRFSVTEGTDDTAAMAEVVRRRFARHLKDEADRKDEQGIAAEEGRPRRFAYPPNLLVVDGGAPQVAAAARSLDELGIVDVAVCGLAKRMEEVWLPGESDPVILPRTSEALYLLQRVRDEAHRFAITYHRQKRSTGMLVSLLDDVPGLGEARRKALMKEFGSLKRLRAATVEELMAVPGIGRRTAEAVQMAVAEPARAPQEPEATETSLAPQGPADQGTARAGSGDTAEVGRVAS
- a CDS encoding phosphoglycerate kinase, with product MRSLDDLLAEGVSGRRVLLRADLNVPLDKTTGSITDDGRIRASLPTLQALRDGGARVIVAAHLGRPKGTPDPAFSLAPVAARLGELLGTTVPLATDVAGDDAQAKAAALGDGDVLLLENVRFEAAETSKDDAERAALADRLAALADVYVDDAFGAVHRAHASVFDVAERLPHAAGRLVARELEVLTRLTTEPERPYVVVLGGSKVSDKLAVIEALLPKVDRLLVGGGMCFTFLAAQGHGVGNSLLEADQVDTCRRLLAEAGDRIVLPVDVVCAPEFSAEAETTVVDAAGIPDGQMGLDVGPRTVEIFGSMLGDARTVFWNGPMGVFELAPFQAGTRGVAQAVGAVDGLSVVGGGDSAAAVRVLGLDEDAYGHISTGGGASLEYLEGRDLPGLAVLAD
- the yvcK gene encoding uridine diphosphate-N-acetylglucosamine-binding protein YvcK; translated protein: MGGTTSSGRPPRVVAFGGGHGLAAALAAWRRITPELTAVVTVADDGGSSGRIRREMPVLPPGDLRMALAALAGDTERERTLASLFQHRFGGSGVLAGHPVGNLLLTGLAEMHGGDTVRALDELGALIGACGRVLPMADEPLDLVARVETADRDDPAPVRTIRGQVAIAATPGRVREIRLAPADPAVHPAVLDAIAAADVVSLGPGSWYTSVLPHLLVPRLRAALAAARARVVVVLNLEPQPGETDGFSPEEHLAVLRAHLGGVALHTVIADVESVVDRRGLLDAVRGTGAELLLAPVAEPDGAPRHDPARLSAALASVVGMR
- the gap gene encoding type I glyceraldehyde-3-phosphate dehydrogenase, with the translated sequence MTVRVGINGFGRIGRNFWRAAAASGQDIEIVAVNDLTSNEALAHLLKYDSILGVLTEDVSADGDGITIGGKTMKVLSERDPANLPWGDLGADVVVESTGFFTKAADARKHVDAGGAKKVIISAPATDDDITIVMGVNDDLYDGSQTIISNASCTTNCLAPLAKVLNDAFGIERGLMTTIHAYTADQNLQDGPHKDLRRARAAALNMVPTSTGAAKAIGLVLPELKGKLDGYAIRVPVPTGSATDLTVQLATQASAEDIDAAYREAAAGPLGKYLTYTDAPIVSSDIVTDPSSCIYDAKLTKVFGPMAKVLGWYDNEWGYSNRLVDLTTLVGKSL
- the rapZ gene encoding RNase adapter RapZ — its product is MTVGTELGAAADARGDAGKTTGAGAPPGAEPAAAAGPQNGVSPALDPASTETAPLEVVVVTGLSGAGKNSAGRVLEDLGWFVVDNLPPALLLPMVELGARGDLRRFAAVVDVRSRAFSSDLQEAIRVLSDAGHRPRVLYVHARDEVLVRRYESNRREHPLQGSGTLTDGITEERALLTGIAGEADLWVDTSDLNVHQLRATLENAFARDGGTPPLTATVMSFGFKYGLPLDADLVVDARFLPNPHWVPELRSHTGRDADVRDYVLGQDDAADFLDRYTEVLRLLLPGYRREGKRYLTLAVGCTGGKHRSVAIAEEFARRLGAEGIAAVARHRDLGRE
- the whiA gene encoding DNA-binding protein WhiA; protein product: MAMTAMVKDELSRVECTKTSERKAEVTALLRFSGGLHIVGGRVVIEAELDTGSVARRLRRDISEVYGYTSGVSVLAGGNIRRGVRYLVRIAKHGEGLARQTGLVDQRGRPVRGLPPSVVSGSINDAEAAWRGAFLAHGSLTEPGRSSSLEVTCPGPEAAMALVGAARRLGIAAKAREVRGADRVVVRDGDAISALLTRMGAHDAVMAWEERRMRREVRATANRLANFDDANLRRSARAAVAASARVERALEILGEDAPEHLLVAGRLRLEFGQASLEELGQRADPPMTKDAVAGRIRRLLAMADKRAKDLGIPDTESVVTDDMLTQ